A portion of the Permianibacter fluminis genome contains these proteins:
- a CDS encoding SemiSWEET transporter, giving the protein MPADLLGYLAACCTTGAFLPQVWQAWKSRDTRAISLPMYLVFVTGVLFWLIYGLQINNWPMTIANLVTLLLAGTVLVLKLRYG; this is encoded by the coding sequence ATGCCCGCCGATCTGCTCGGTTACCTCGCCGCCTGCTGCACCACCGGCGCATTTTTGCCGCAAGTGTGGCAAGCCTGGAAATCCCGCGACACCCGCGCCATTTCACTGCCGATGTATTTGGTCTTTGTTACCGGCGTGCTGTTCTGGTTGATCTACGGTTTGCAAATCAACAACTGGCCGATGACGATTGCCAATCTGGTCACCTTGCTGCTGGCCGGCACCGTGCTGGTGTTGAAGCTGCGCTACGGTTAA